Proteins encoded together in one Bactrocera neohumeralis isolate Rockhampton unplaced genomic scaffold, APGP_CSIRO_Bneo_wtdbg2-racon-allhic-juicebox.fasta_v2 cluster11, whole genome shotgun sequence window:
- the LOC126766105 gene encoding plasma membrane calcium-transporting ATPase 2 isoform X6 codes for MATIDGRPTQYGISLKQLRELMEHRGREGVVKLSEVGGINKLCDKLYTSTNDGLRGSRSDIDHRRETFGSNVIPPKPPKTFLTLVWEALQDVTLIILEVAALVSLGLSFYKPADEDAPVLQEEEDHHGWIEGLAILISVIVVVFVTAFNDYSKERQFRGLQNRIEGEHKFSVIRGGEVCQISVGDIVVGDIAQIKYGDLLPADGILIQSNDLKVDESSLTGESDHVKKGVDVDPMVLSGTHVMEGSGKMVVTAVGVNSQAGIIFTLLGAAVDEQEAELKKRKKEAKKAKKQNKSLTGVDDGRAPMKNMSPPPTDGVKSESDGNHVQQASSPAEASHKKEKSVLQAKLTKLAIQIGYAGSTIAVLTVIILVIQFCIKTFVIEEKQWKNTYANNLVKHLIIGVTVLVVAVPEGLPLAVTLSLAYSVKKMMKDNNLVRHLDACETMGNATAICSDKTGTLTTNRMTVVQSYICEKLCKVLPTLNDIPQHVGNLITMGISVNSAYTSNIMSGQNPGDLPIQVGNKTECALLGFVQGLGVKYQSIRDEITEDKFTRVYTFNSVRKSMGTVIPCPNGGYRLFSKGASEIMLKKCSFIYGHDGVLEKFTRDMQERLIREVIEPMACDGLRTISVAYRDFVPGKAAINEVHIDGEPNWDDEENIMTNLTCLCVVGIEDPVRPEVPDAIRKCQRAGITVRMVTGDNINTARSIASKCGILRPNDDFLILEGKEFNRRIRDSNGDVQQHLLDKVWPKLRVLARSSPTDKYTLVKGIIDSKVSENREVVAVTGDGTNDGPALKKADVGFAMGIAGTDVAKEASDIILTDDNFSSIVKAVMWGRNVYDSIAKFLQFQLTVNVVAVIVAFIGACAVQDSPLKAVQMLWVNLIMDTLASLALATELPTPDLLLRKPYGRTKPLISRTMMKNILGQALYQLFIIFGLLFVGDWILDIESGRGQDLGAGPTQHFTIIFNTFVMMTLFNEINARKIHGQRNVVEGLFTNPIFYTIWIFTMISQVVIIQYGKMAFSTKALSLDQWLWCIFFGIGTLVWGQLITSVPTRKLPKILSWGRGHPEEYTDAMHLGEERFDSIDSDKKPRAGQILWIRGLTRLQTQIRVVNAFRQGLDGRYGEHTNTSLAEVLRKQSSLSKRLSETSSIEYADNIPDELTIPEIDVERLSSHSHTETAV; via the exons atggCCACAATAGATGGACGACCGACGCAATATGGGATATCTCTTAAACAGTTACGGGAGCTTATGGAGCATCGTGGCAGGGAAGGCGTAGTAAAACTTAGCGAAGTTGGCGGTATCAATAAATTGTGTGACAAATTGTATACATCCACAAACGATG gcTTGAGAGGATCAAGGTCTGATATTGACCATAGGCGCGAAACGTTTGGTTCAAATGTTATCCCACCGAAACcaccaaaaacttttttaacattAGTTTGGGAAGCGCTACAGGATGTGACACTTATTATTTTAGAAGTAGCTGCTTTAGTTTCACTTGGATTATCCTTTTACAAACCCGCCGATGAGGATGCAC CCGTACTACAAGAAGAGGAGGATCATCACGGTTGGATTGAAGGTCTAGCAATATTGATATCGGTCATTGTTGTAGTATTTGTGACAGCGTTCAATGATTATTCGAAAGAGCGCCAATTTCGGGGACTGCAAAATCGTATTGAGGGTGAGCATAAATTTTCGGTTATCCGCGGAGGAGAGGTGTGCCAAATATCTGTTGGTGATATCGTTGTCGGCGATATTGCGCAGATAAAGTACGGCGACTTGTTGCCAGCCGACGGTATACTTATACAAAGTAACGATTTAAAG GTCGATGAATCTTCTTTAACGGGTGAATCAGATCACGTTAAGAAAGGTGTAGACGTAGATCCCATGGTTCTTTCGGGTACACACGTTATGGAAGGTAGCGGGAAAATGGTGGTGACTGCTGTGGGTGTAAATTCTCAAGCAGGTATAATATTTACGCTATTGGGTGCTGCTGTTGATGAACAAGAAGCTGAGCTGAAGAAGCGGAAAAAAG AAGCTAAAAAGGCGAAAAAGCAAAACAAGAGCTTAACAG GTGTTGATGATGGTCGGGCGCCCATGAAAAACATGTCCCCACCACCAACAGACGGTGTAAAATCTGAATCCGATGGTAATCACGTTCAACAAGCTTCATCCCCAGCTGAAGCTAGTCATAAAAAGGAAAAGTCTGTTCTGCAAGCGAAATTGACAAAGTTGGCTATACAAATTGGTTATGCCGGTTCTACAATAGCTGTATTAACTGTTATTATACTAGTCATCCAGTTCTGCATAAAGACTTTTGTTATTGAAGAAAAACAGTGGAAAAATACTTATGCAAACAATTTGGTTAAGCACTTGATTATTGGCGTCACCGTATTAGTAGTAGCAGTTCCAGAAGGTTTGCCATTAGCTGTTACACTGTCGTTAGCATATTCCGTGAAG AAAATGATGAAAGACAACAACTTAGTGAGACATTTAGATGCTTGTGAAACCATGGGTAACGCCACTGCCATTTGCTCGGACAAGACTGGTACTCTTACAACAAATCGAATGACTGTCGTTCAATCTTATATAtgtgaaaaattgtgtaaaGTTCTTCCCACTTTGAACGATATACCGCAACATGTGGGCAATTTGATAACAATGGGTATTTCTGTGAATTCAGCTTACACATCCAATATCATG TCTGGTCAAAATCCTGGAGATCTACCAATACAGGTAGGCAATAAAACTGAGTGTGCTTTGTTAGGATTCGTTCAAGGTTTAGGAGTTAAATATCAGTCGATTCGTGACGAAATTACTGAAGATAAGTTTAcacgagtatatacatttaatTCCGTTCGCAAAAGTATGGGCACAGTCATTCCTTGTCCAAATGGTGGATATCGTCTATTTTCAAAAGGAGCTTCTGAAATTATGCTTAAAAA gTGTTCTTTTATTTATGGCCACGACggagttttggaaaaattcactCGCGACATGCAAGAGCGACTCATACGAGAAGTCATTGAGCCGATGGCTTGTGATGGCCTTCGTACTATTTCCGTTGCTTATCGTGATTTTGTACCTGGCAAAGCAGCTATAAACGAAGTTCATATTGATGGCGAACCAAACTGGGATGACGAAGAGAATATTATGACTAATTTGACATGCTTATGTGTTGTAGGAATTGAAGATCCCGTCCGTCCCGAAGTTCCTGATGCTATACGGAAGTGTCAGAGAGCTGGCATAACTGTCCGTATGGTTACCGGTGATAACATTAACACTGCACGATCAATCGCTTCTAAATGTGGTATATTGCGACCAAACGACGATTTCCTCATTTTAGAAGGCAAAGAATTCAACCGTCGAATTAGGGACAGTAATGGAGAC gTTCAACAACATTTACTTGATAAAGTGTGGCCCAAGCTTCGAGTGTTAGCGCGTTCATCACCAACAGATAAATACACCCTTGTTAAAG GTATTATTGACAGCAAAGTAAGCGAAAACCGTGAAGTCGTCGCTGTGACTGGTGATGGAACTAATGATGGTCCGGCATTGAAGAAGGCTGATGTAGGCTTTGCAATGGGGATTGCTGGCACGGATGTGGCAAAGGAAGCTTCTGATATTATATTAACAGATGATAATTTCAGCAGTATTGTGAAGGCAGTAATGTGGGGGCGGAATGTGTACGATTCAATCgctaaatttttgcaatttcaattGACAGTGAATGTCGTTGCCGTTATTGTTGCATTTATTGGCGCATGCGCAGTCCAAGATTCACCACTAAAG GCTGTTCAAATGTTGTGGGTAAATCTTATTATGGATACTCTTGCATCGTTGGCCTTAGCAACTGAACTTCCAACACCAGATTTGCTTTTACGTAAACCGTACGGACGTACTAAACCTTTGATATCACGCACaatgatgaaaaatattttgggacaaGCTTTGTATCAGCTATTTATTATATTCGGGCTATTGTTTGTGG GAGATTGGATACTTGATATTGAATCCGGGCGTGGCCAAGACCTTGGTGCTGGACCTACACAACATTTcactataatttttaatacattcgTAATGATGACATTGTTCAATGAgataaatgcaagaaaaatacATGGACAGAGAAATGTAGTGGAAGGTTTATTCACTAATCccatattttatacaatatgGATTTTCACAATGATTTCTCAG gTTGTTATTATACAATATGGTAAAATGGCATTCTCCACTAAGGCACTATCTCTTGATCAGTGGTTATggtgcatattttttggcattgGTACGTTAGTATGGGGACAATTAATCACTTCAGTGCCTACAAGAAAATTGCCTAAAATTTTATC ATGGGGTCGTGGACATCCTGAAGAATATACTGATGCTATGCATTTGGGAGAAGAGCGCTTTGATTCCATTGACTCAGATAAGAAACCCCGTGCTGGTCAAATACTATGGATTCGAGGACTGACTCGTTTACAAACTCAA
- the LOC126766105 gene encoding plasma membrane calcium-transporting ATPase 3 isoform X10 codes for MATIDGRPTQYGISLKQLRELMEHRGREGVVKLSEVGGINKLCDKLYTSTNDGLRGSRSDIDHRRETFGSNVIPPKPPKTFLTLVWEALQDVTLIILEVAALVSLGLSFYKPADEDAPVLQEEEDHHGWIEGLAILISVIVVVFVTAFNDYSKERQFRGLQNRIEGEHKFSVIRGGEVCQISVGDIVVGDIAQIKYGDLLPADGILIQSNDLKVDESSLTGESDHVKKGVDVDPMVLSGTHVMEGSGKMVVTAVGVNSQAGIIFTLLGAAVDEQEAELKKRKKEAKKAKKQNKSLTGVDDGRAPMKNMSPPPTDGVKSESDGNHVQQASSPAEASHKKEKSVLQAKLTKLAIQIGYAGSTIAVLTVIILVIQFCIKTFVIEEKQWKNTYANNLVKHLIIGVTVLVVAVPEGLPLAVTLSLAYSVKKMMKDNNLVRHLDACETMGNATAICSDKTGTLTTNRMTVVQSYICEKLCKVLPTLNDIPQHVGNLITMGISVNSAYTSNIMSGQNPGDLPIQVGNKTECALLGFVQGLGVKYQSIRDEITEDKFTRVYTFNSVRKSMGTVIPCPNGGYRLFSKGASEIMLKKCSFIYGHDGVLEKFTRDMQERLIREVIEPMACDGLRTISVAYRDFVPGKAAINEVHIDGEPNWDDEENIMTNLTCLCVVGIEDPVRPEVPDAIRKCQRAGITVRMVTGDNINTARSIASKCGILRPNDDFLILEGKEFNRRIRDSNGDVQQHLLDKVWPKLRVLARSSPTDKYTLVKGIIDSKVSENREVVAVTGDGTNDGPALKKADVGFAMGIAGTDVAKEASDIILTDDNFSSIVKAVMWGRNVYDSIAKFLQFQLTVNVVAVIVAFIGACAVQDSPLKAVQMLWVNLIMDTLASLALATELPTPDLLLRKPYGRTKPLISRTMMKNILGQALYQLFIIFGLLFVGDWILDIESGRGQDLGAGPTQHFTIIFNTFVMMTLFNEINARKIHGQRNVVEGLFTNPIFYTIWIFTMISQVVIIQYGKMAFSTKALSLDQWLWCIFFGIGTLVWGQLITSVPTRKLPKILSWGRGHPEEYTDAMHLGEERFDSIDSDKKPRAGQILWIRGLTRLQTQTPLFLSLSLCAHQ; via the exons atggCCACAATAGATGGACGACCGACGCAATATGGGATATCTCTTAAACAGTTACGGGAGCTTATGGAGCATCGTGGCAGGGAAGGCGTAGTAAAACTTAGCGAAGTTGGCGGTATCAATAAATTGTGTGACAAATTGTATACATCCACAAACGATG gcTTGAGAGGATCAAGGTCTGATATTGACCATAGGCGCGAAACGTTTGGTTCAAATGTTATCCCACCGAAACcaccaaaaacttttttaacattAGTTTGGGAAGCGCTACAGGATGTGACACTTATTATTTTAGAAGTAGCTGCTTTAGTTTCACTTGGATTATCCTTTTACAAACCCGCCGATGAGGATGCAC CCGTACTACAAGAAGAGGAGGATCATCACGGTTGGATTGAAGGTCTAGCAATATTGATATCGGTCATTGTTGTAGTATTTGTGACAGCGTTCAATGATTATTCGAAAGAGCGCCAATTTCGGGGACTGCAAAATCGTATTGAGGGTGAGCATAAATTTTCGGTTATCCGCGGAGGAGAGGTGTGCCAAATATCTGTTGGTGATATCGTTGTCGGCGATATTGCGCAGATAAAGTACGGCGACTTGTTGCCAGCCGACGGTATACTTATACAAAGTAACGATTTAAAG GTCGATGAATCTTCTTTAACGGGTGAATCAGATCACGTTAAGAAAGGTGTAGACGTAGATCCCATGGTTCTTTCGGGTACACACGTTATGGAAGGTAGCGGGAAAATGGTGGTGACTGCTGTGGGTGTAAATTCTCAAGCAGGTATAATATTTACGCTATTGGGTGCTGCTGTTGATGAACAAGAAGCTGAGCTGAAGAAGCGGAAAAAAG AAGCTAAAAAGGCGAAAAAGCAAAACAAGAGCTTAACAG GTGTTGATGATGGTCGGGCGCCCATGAAAAACATGTCCCCACCACCAACAGACGGTGTAAAATCTGAATCCGATGGTAATCACGTTCAACAAGCTTCATCCCCAGCTGAAGCTAGTCATAAAAAGGAAAAGTCTGTTCTGCAAGCGAAATTGACAAAGTTGGCTATACAAATTGGTTATGCCGGTTCTACAATAGCTGTATTAACTGTTATTATACTAGTCATCCAGTTCTGCATAAAGACTTTTGTTATTGAAGAAAAACAGTGGAAAAATACTTATGCAAACAATTTGGTTAAGCACTTGATTATTGGCGTCACCGTATTAGTAGTAGCAGTTCCAGAAGGTTTGCCATTAGCTGTTACACTGTCGTTAGCATATTCCGTGAAG AAAATGATGAAAGACAACAACTTAGTGAGACATTTAGATGCTTGTGAAACCATGGGTAACGCCACTGCCATTTGCTCGGACAAGACTGGTACTCTTACAACAAATCGAATGACTGTCGTTCAATCTTATATAtgtgaaaaattgtgtaaaGTTCTTCCCACTTTGAACGATATACCGCAACATGTGGGCAATTTGATAACAATGGGTATTTCTGTGAATTCAGCTTACACATCCAATATCATG TCTGGTCAAAATCCTGGAGATCTACCAATACAGGTAGGCAATAAAACTGAGTGTGCTTTGTTAGGATTCGTTCAAGGTTTAGGAGTTAAATATCAGTCGATTCGTGACGAAATTACTGAAGATAAGTTTAcacgagtatatacatttaatTCCGTTCGCAAAAGTATGGGCACAGTCATTCCTTGTCCAAATGGTGGATATCGTCTATTTTCAAAAGGAGCTTCTGAAATTATGCTTAAAAA gTGTTCTTTTATTTATGGCCACGACggagttttggaaaaattcactCGCGACATGCAAGAGCGACTCATACGAGAAGTCATTGAGCCGATGGCTTGTGATGGCCTTCGTACTATTTCCGTTGCTTATCGTGATTTTGTACCTGGCAAAGCAGCTATAAACGAAGTTCATATTGATGGCGAACCAAACTGGGATGACGAAGAGAATATTATGACTAATTTGACATGCTTATGTGTTGTAGGAATTGAAGATCCCGTCCGTCCCGAAGTTCCTGATGCTATACGGAAGTGTCAGAGAGCTGGCATAACTGTCCGTATGGTTACCGGTGATAACATTAACACTGCACGATCAATCGCTTCTAAATGTGGTATATTGCGACCAAACGACGATTTCCTCATTTTAGAAGGCAAAGAATTCAACCGTCGAATTAGGGACAGTAATGGAGAC gTTCAACAACATTTACTTGATAAAGTGTGGCCCAAGCTTCGAGTGTTAGCGCGTTCATCACCAACAGATAAATACACCCTTGTTAAAG GTATTATTGACAGCAAAGTAAGCGAAAACCGTGAAGTCGTCGCTGTGACTGGTGATGGAACTAATGATGGTCCGGCATTGAAGAAGGCTGATGTAGGCTTTGCAATGGGGATTGCTGGCACGGATGTGGCAAAGGAAGCTTCTGATATTATATTAACAGATGATAATTTCAGCAGTATTGTGAAGGCAGTAATGTGGGGGCGGAATGTGTACGATTCAATCgctaaatttttgcaatttcaattGACAGTGAATGTCGTTGCCGTTATTGTTGCATTTATTGGCGCATGCGCAGTCCAAGATTCACCACTAAAG GCTGTTCAAATGTTGTGGGTAAATCTTATTATGGATACTCTTGCATCGTTGGCCTTAGCAACTGAACTTCCAACACCAGATTTGCTTTTACGTAAACCGTACGGACGTACTAAACCTTTGATATCACGCACaatgatgaaaaatattttgggacaaGCTTTGTATCAGCTATTTATTATATTCGGGCTATTGTTTGTGG GAGATTGGATACTTGATATTGAATCCGGGCGTGGCCAAGACCTTGGTGCTGGACCTACACAACATTTcactataatttttaatacattcgTAATGATGACATTGTTCAATGAgataaatgcaagaaaaatacATGGACAGAGAAATGTAGTGGAAGGTTTATTCACTAATCccatattttatacaatatgGATTTTCACAATGATTTCTCAG gTTGTTATTATACAATATGGTAAAATGGCATTCTCCACTAAGGCACTATCTCTTGATCAGTGGTTATggtgcatattttttggcattgGTACGTTAGTATGGGGACAATTAATCACTTCAGTGCCTACAAGAAAATTGCCTAAAATTTTATC ATGGGGTCGTGGACATCCTGAAGAATATACTGATGCTATGCATTTGGGAGAAGAGCGCTTTGATTCCATTGACTCAGATAAGAAACCCCGTGCTGGTCAAATACTATGGATTCGAGGACTGACTCGTTTACAAACTCAA
- the LOC126766105 gene encoding plasma membrane calcium-transporting ATPase 3 isoform X8, giving the protein MATIDGRPTQYGISLKQLRELMEHRGREGVVKLSEVGGINKLCDKLYTSTNDGLRGSRSDIDHRRETFGSNVIPPKPPKTFLTLVWEALQDVTLIILEVAALVSLGLSFYKPADEDAPVLQEEEDHHGWIEGLAILISVIVVVFVTAFNDYSKERQFRGLQNRIEGEHKFSVIRGGEVCQISVGDIVVGDIAQIKYGDLLPADGILIQSNDLKVDESSLTGESDHVKKGVDVDPMVLSGTHVMEGSGKMVVTAVGVNSQAGIIFTLLGAAVDEQEAELKKRKKEAKKAKKQNKSLTGVDDGRAPMKNMSPPPTDGVKSESDGNHVQQASSPAEASHKKEKSVLQAKLTKLAIQIGYAGSTIAVLTVIILVIQFCIKTFVIEEKQWKNTYANNLVKHLIIGVTVLVVAVPEGLPLAVTLSLAYSVKKMMKDNNLVRHLDACETMGNATAICSDKTGTLTTNRMTVVQSYICEKLCKVLPTLNDIPQHVGNLITMGISVNSAYTSNIMSGQNPGDLPIQVGNKTECALLGFVQGLGVKYQSIRDEITEDKFTRVYTFNSVRKSMGTVIPCPNGGYRLFSKGASEIMLKKCSFIYGHDGVLEKFTRDMQERLIREVIEPMACDGLRTISVAYRDFVPGKAAINEVHIDGEPNWDDEENIMTNLTCLCVVGIEDPVRPEVPDAIRKCQRAGITVRMVTGDNINTARSIASKCGILRPNDDFLILEGKEFNRRIRDSNGDVQQHLLDKVWPKLRVLARSSPTDKYTLVKGIIDSKVSENREVVAVTGDGTNDGPALKKADVGFAMGIAGTDVAKEASDIILTDDNFSSIVKAVMWGRNVYDSIAKFLQFQLTVNVVAVIVAFIGACAVQDSPLKAVQMLWVNLIMDTLASLALATELPTPDLLLRKPYGRTKPLISRTMMKNILGQALYQLFIIFGLLFVGDWILDIESGRGQDLGAGPTQHFTIIFNTFVMMTLFNEINARKIHGQRNVVEGLFTNPIFYTIWIFTMISQVVIIQYGKMAFSTKALSLDQWLWCIFFGIGTLVWGQLITSVPTRKLPKILSWGRGHPEEYTDAMHLGEERFDSIDSDKKPRAGQILWIRGLTRLQTQLPLTTINIYYYSTHTISTCILSFSLPTRF; this is encoded by the exons atggCCACAATAGATGGACGACCGACGCAATATGGGATATCTCTTAAACAGTTACGGGAGCTTATGGAGCATCGTGGCAGGGAAGGCGTAGTAAAACTTAGCGAAGTTGGCGGTATCAATAAATTGTGTGACAAATTGTATACATCCACAAACGATG gcTTGAGAGGATCAAGGTCTGATATTGACCATAGGCGCGAAACGTTTGGTTCAAATGTTATCCCACCGAAACcaccaaaaacttttttaacattAGTTTGGGAAGCGCTACAGGATGTGACACTTATTATTTTAGAAGTAGCTGCTTTAGTTTCACTTGGATTATCCTTTTACAAACCCGCCGATGAGGATGCAC CCGTACTACAAGAAGAGGAGGATCATCACGGTTGGATTGAAGGTCTAGCAATATTGATATCGGTCATTGTTGTAGTATTTGTGACAGCGTTCAATGATTATTCGAAAGAGCGCCAATTTCGGGGACTGCAAAATCGTATTGAGGGTGAGCATAAATTTTCGGTTATCCGCGGAGGAGAGGTGTGCCAAATATCTGTTGGTGATATCGTTGTCGGCGATATTGCGCAGATAAAGTACGGCGACTTGTTGCCAGCCGACGGTATACTTATACAAAGTAACGATTTAAAG GTCGATGAATCTTCTTTAACGGGTGAATCAGATCACGTTAAGAAAGGTGTAGACGTAGATCCCATGGTTCTTTCGGGTACACACGTTATGGAAGGTAGCGGGAAAATGGTGGTGACTGCTGTGGGTGTAAATTCTCAAGCAGGTATAATATTTACGCTATTGGGTGCTGCTGTTGATGAACAAGAAGCTGAGCTGAAGAAGCGGAAAAAAG AAGCTAAAAAGGCGAAAAAGCAAAACAAGAGCTTAACAG GTGTTGATGATGGTCGGGCGCCCATGAAAAACATGTCCCCACCACCAACAGACGGTGTAAAATCTGAATCCGATGGTAATCACGTTCAACAAGCTTCATCCCCAGCTGAAGCTAGTCATAAAAAGGAAAAGTCTGTTCTGCAAGCGAAATTGACAAAGTTGGCTATACAAATTGGTTATGCCGGTTCTACAATAGCTGTATTAACTGTTATTATACTAGTCATCCAGTTCTGCATAAAGACTTTTGTTATTGAAGAAAAACAGTGGAAAAATACTTATGCAAACAATTTGGTTAAGCACTTGATTATTGGCGTCACCGTATTAGTAGTAGCAGTTCCAGAAGGTTTGCCATTAGCTGTTACACTGTCGTTAGCATATTCCGTGAAG AAAATGATGAAAGACAACAACTTAGTGAGACATTTAGATGCTTGTGAAACCATGGGTAACGCCACTGCCATTTGCTCGGACAAGACTGGTACTCTTACAACAAATCGAATGACTGTCGTTCAATCTTATATAtgtgaaaaattgtgtaaaGTTCTTCCCACTTTGAACGATATACCGCAACATGTGGGCAATTTGATAACAATGGGTATTTCTGTGAATTCAGCTTACACATCCAATATCATG TCTGGTCAAAATCCTGGAGATCTACCAATACAGGTAGGCAATAAAACTGAGTGTGCTTTGTTAGGATTCGTTCAAGGTTTAGGAGTTAAATATCAGTCGATTCGTGACGAAATTACTGAAGATAAGTTTAcacgagtatatacatttaatTCCGTTCGCAAAAGTATGGGCACAGTCATTCCTTGTCCAAATGGTGGATATCGTCTATTTTCAAAAGGAGCTTCTGAAATTATGCTTAAAAA gTGTTCTTTTATTTATGGCCACGACggagttttggaaaaattcactCGCGACATGCAAGAGCGACTCATACGAGAAGTCATTGAGCCGATGGCTTGTGATGGCCTTCGTACTATTTCCGTTGCTTATCGTGATTTTGTACCTGGCAAAGCAGCTATAAACGAAGTTCATATTGATGGCGAACCAAACTGGGATGACGAAGAGAATATTATGACTAATTTGACATGCTTATGTGTTGTAGGAATTGAAGATCCCGTCCGTCCCGAAGTTCCTGATGCTATACGGAAGTGTCAGAGAGCTGGCATAACTGTCCGTATGGTTACCGGTGATAACATTAACACTGCACGATCAATCGCTTCTAAATGTGGTATATTGCGACCAAACGACGATTTCCTCATTTTAGAAGGCAAAGAATTCAACCGTCGAATTAGGGACAGTAATGGAGAC gTTCAACAACATTTACTTGATAAAGTGTGGCCCAAGCTTCGAGTGTTAGCGCGTTCATCACCAACAGATAAATACACCCTTGTTAAAG GTATTATTGACAGCAAAGTAAGCGAAAACCGTGAAGTCGTCGCTGTGACTGGTGATGGAACTAATGATGGTCCGGCATTGAAGAAGGCTGATGTAGGCTTTGCAATGGGGATTGCTGGCACGGATGTGGCAAAGGAAGCTTCTGATATTATATTAACAGATGATAATTTCAGCAGTATTGTGAAGGCAGTAATGTGGGGGCGGAATGTGTACGATTCAATCgctaaatttttgcaatttcaattGACAGTGAATGTCGTTGCCGTTATTGTTGCATTTATTGGCGCATGCGCAGTCCAAGATTCACCACTAAAG GCTGTTCAAATGTTGTGGGTAAATCTTATTATGGATACTCTTGCATCGTTGGCCTTAGCAACTGAACTTCCAACACCAGATTTGCTTTTACGTAAACCGTACGGACGTACTAAACCTTTGATATCACGCACaatgatgaaaaatattttgggacaaGCTTTGTATCAGCTATTTATTATATTCGGGCTATTGTTTGTGG GAGATTGGATACTTGATATTGAATCCGGGCGTGGCCAAGACCTTGGTGCTGGACCTACACAACATTTcactataatttttaatacattcgTAATGATGACATTGTTCAATGAgataaatgcaagaaaaatacATGGACAGAGAAATGTAGTGGAAGGTTTATTCACTAATCccatattttatacaatatgGATTTTCACAATGATTTCTCAG gTTGTTATTATACAATATGGTAAAATGGCATTCTCCACTAAGGCACTATCTCTTGATCAGTGGTTATggtgcatattttttggcattgGTACGTTAGTATGGGGACAATTAATCACTTCAGTGCCTACAAGAAAATTGCCTAAAATTTTATC ATGGGGTCGTGGACATCCTGAAGAATATACTGATGCTATGCATTTGGGAGAAGAGCGCTTTGATTCCATTGACTCAGATAAGAAACCCCGTGCTGGTCAAATACTATGGATTCGAGGACTGACTCGTTTACAAACTCAA